The genomic stretch AGAAACGGAAAGTCGTAATTGGTCCAAATGTAAAATCATTTGTGATTGCGACTTGAGGCAGGGTTTTTCGCAACTTTTCTCTAAATAATAGATTTACACGAATATAATTTGCTAATAATTTTTGATATCCTTCAATTCCAAAGGCTACTAGATTGATATACATGGGAATAGCGCTACCAGCTCGTGAACATTCTAAGGTATAGCCTGTATGATAACTTCCATATGACCTATTACCAAGATAAGGTGTGTCATCTTGTTCAATGTCCATCAGTTGTAAATCAGTATGATTTTTTACGATTAAAATACTTGAAGCATAAGGTGTTTGTCCTAATTTATGAAAATCAAAACATACACTATTAGCAAGAGACATATATTGCATTTTATCTTGTACGTATTGTAAGGCATTTTTTATATTAGGTTCAAATGAGAGTGGATTTTCTTCGAAATTATAATTATTAAAGAAGCTATAGAATCCGCCCATTGCAGAATCAGCATGGATATAAATAGGCTTTAATTTATATTTTTTCTGTATTGTTTCAGCGCTCTCTTTAATTCTTTTTATATCATCAATGGTAAATGTATCTGTTGACCCCATAGTAGCTAGAATATAGAGGGGGATACCGCCATTTTTAATAACCTGTATCATTTTATTCTCTAAATCTTCTATATCCATAGAATTTGTATATGGATCAGTTTTCACTTTTATTAAGTGATTTGATCCGATGCCAGTTGCTTCAGCTGACTTTAATAAACTATAATGTGCATTTTCAGAAGCAAAGCAATATACATTTTGTGGAGCGCCATGTTCTTTTGCTGATGGGAATTGTTTAGAAATTGCTAAGCGCAAGCTCGAAAATACGCATCCTTGTCCACCCCATGTTGTATAACCACCGCTATTATGCGGATTATAACCAATCAGTTTTGAAAGCATGGATACAACTTTTACTTCTGCTTCAGCTGCCCCTGGACCATATACATCCCAAACACCATTACCATTTAAAAGGGCCATGGTTATTACACCTAATAGTGAAGGTATACTTGGTAGTGGTACAGCGTTAGACAAGTAATATTTATTTGGATAAGGATGACCATTCATAAATTGGTTTAGCTCTTCTATAACCTCAGACATAGTGATTCCAGCTAGTGGAATATGACTTTGGTGAATTAAGCCATTGTAGTATCCTTCGGATTTTTCCTCACATTTACCTAAAGTAGCTCGCTCTTCATTTTTTAATCGGTCAAGATTTTTAATTATTTTCTGCATAGATTCTAATAAAAGTTGTTGTTTTTCTTCATTTCCGTCAACGCTCGGAAATAATTTTAAAATATCTTGCATGCAGTCACTTCTCCTTGTGAAAAACTGGATTTTTATTTTACTTGGTTAAACATAAGGGTATAATAATTTGTAATTGCCCTTTCGAACACTTAGAAATGAGGAGCTATTTAGAAAAAAATGTAATTCCATAGAAGATTATATGAACTATGGAATTTAAAGTAAAGAAAAATTTTTTGATTTATTTTAAAAAAGTAATTTTGAGATAATTAAGTTTCTAAAAATATTTCTGAATTAATTGTTTATTCGGTTTGGATGTTGCCCTAGCATGTATTCAACTAATGTAGTAGATAATTTACTCTAATGTAGAACTATTATAAGGTAGTTGAATATAAGAGCTCAACTACCTTATAAACTGTAGATATTGTTGGAGAAAGAGAAAAAAATAGGGTGGAAGTGTTAAAAATATGTTCTAGTTGAGAAGAAGTAGTAGTATGGATTTGGTAGAAGAATCAGCATAATTTTTGTAGGTGAATAATGATCTGATCAAAGCTTTTTAATGAATTCAATTTCATTATCTAATAATAATGGACGAGTTAAGTGTGAAGAATTTTCTTCAACCTGAGTAGAATTTTTTGCACCAGGAATAGCAACTGAAACGGCTGCGTGACTTAAAACATAACGTAAAGCAACTTGCGCTAAATTTCGATTTGAACGTAAAAGTGAACGTAATTTCTCTACTGTGTTTAAGCTATCTTTAAACCACTTTTCTTTTGGCCAATCTTTTCTTAAATCATCGTCTGGAAATTGAGTTTCATGATTAAATTTCCCAGTTAAAATTCCCATCTTAAGTGGACCTCTTATCACAGCACCTAAATTATGTTTTTCAATATAAGGAAGGATATCTTTTTCAGGTTCTTTATTCAAAATACTATAATCGAATTGTACGACATCTAAATCATTATTCTGATTAAAATGTTTTATATAATCTAAATCATTAGTAGAAACGCCAACAGCTCTCACTTTTCCAGATTTTTTTAAGGTTTGGAAAGCTTGTAGAAAGGCTTCTGTTTCTTCAGGTTTATCCCACCAAATATGACAAAAGTACACATCTATATAATCCGTTTTAAGTCGTAGTAAACTAGCCTCAAACGCATCAATGATCTTTTGAGGATCTCCATAAACGGCTGGTTGATTGGGGTCATAATGATGACCAATTAAACCACCTTTTGTAGAAAGGATTATATCTTTCCTGCGATTATTTATAGCTTTTGCAACGAGTGTTTCACTATGACCTAGTCCATAAACGTCAGCAGTGTCAATAAAATTAACCCCTAAGTCGATTGCTTTCTCAATTGCATCAATGGATTCATTATCTTTTACTGTTCCCCATTCATCTCCACCAATTGCCCAAGAACCGAACCCTACCCTACCTCTGAGACTATTAATCCCGTGTTACCTAATAATCTATATTCCATTATGTACGGACTCCTCCTTTACAGTTTATTTTATTAGAAATATATATAGTGGCCAGTTGGAATATTCTTGAATTTATTTTCGGAGTATAAATTAGGCTATTTCCTTTAATAAAATATGTAAGATTACTGTATAAAAAGAAATTAGAATTATTAGTGAAATGATTTTTTATGCTCGAATTGAATAAAAGTATAAACTTTTACGGCATAGATATGAATTTTATTCATAATTTTAATAACTATACATTAAGTGAATTAAATGTTGAATTTAGTCGGAATATATATATTTACAAATCGCAGAATCTGTACATATAGTTGTAAATGTAAATATTATCCGCTTTTAAATATTTATAAAAGGAGAAATTCATATGAAAGAAATACAAAAGCAATATGAAATTGTAGAAGAATTTGATGCAACAGTAGGGCAAGAAGCATTATGGATAGCTCATCAAATGGAATTAGAAAAAGGAATGAACAATGAACCCATCATCATAAAGCTAAAAGGAAGTCTTCAAATAGAGACCTTAAGGAAAGCGCTTACTTTAATAGTGCAATCTCATCCGGCGCTACGTACACTATTTATTAAGAGGGACGAAAAAATTAAACAATTCATTCAAAAGAGTATAGATTTTGATACACCAATTAAGGATTTAACTGCTTTTAAAAACACAAAACAAAAATTTATTTTTAAAAAATTTTTAGACTCTATTGTGAATGAGAAATTTAATTTAGAAGAAGGGCCTTTGTTTAAATTCCACATCATTAAATTGTGTGAAGATGAATTTATTTTACATATGATTTTTCATCACATTATTTATGATGGATGTAGTTTAGGAATTTTTATCCAACAATTGTCTCATACGTATTGTGAATTACTTCAAGAAAATACGGGTTTAGTATTAGAATCTCCTTATAAGAGCCTTGTAGAATTTGAGGAAGGTTTTATTGACAGTGCAATATATAGAGAAGGATCATCCTATTGGAAAGATTATTTACAAGGTGAATTACCTCCTACAGAGTTTCCTGCTACTATTAATAAAATGAATGAACCGATATATACGAACGAAAATATAAGCAAGAATATTGATGCCGATCTGTTTTATCAAATACAATGTTTTGCTAAAAAAAATAATATAAGTATTTATCGAGTAATGTTAAGTACTTATTGTACCTTACTTCATCAAATGACAAATGCTGAAGAAATTATTGTAGGTATTCCAATTAATACTAGACCACAAACGGAAGGAGGGAATGCTTTTGGTTATTTTGTTAATACATTACCTATACGTATAACAAT from Bacillus thuringiensis encodes the following:
- a CDS encoding pyridoxal phosphate-dependent decarboxylase family protein, translated to MQDILKLFPSVDGNEEKQQLLLESMQKIIKNLDRLKNEERATLGKCEEKSEGYYNGLIHQSHIPLAGITMSEVIEELNQFMNGHPYPNKYYLSNAVPLPSIPSLLGVITMALLNGNGVWDVYGPGAAEAEVKVVSMLSKLIGYNPHNSGGYTTWGGQGCVFSSLRLAISKQFPSAKEHGAPQNVYCFASENAHYSLLKSAEATGIGSNHLIKVKTDPYTNSMDIEDLENKMIQVIKNGGIPLYILATMGSTDTFTIDDIKRIKESAETIQKKYKLKPIYIHADSAMGGFYSFFNNYNFEENPLSFEPNIKNALQYVQDKMQYMSLANSVCFDFHKLGQTPYASSILIVKNHTDLQLMDIEQDDTPYLGNRSYGSYHTGYTLECSRAGSAIPMYINLVAFGIEGYQKLLANYIRVNLLFREKLRKTLPQVAITNDFTFGPITTFRFYMNGDGQENWEKERIGLATKEEIEDTNQLNIELFNYLGKNRDQVFFGDTTRSCVVDVINSYDRNPISTLKFFSISPYTTVECIDEIVEFLYKHISIATKQIYSYV